The Trichoderma atroviride chromosome 5, complete sequence genome contains a region encoding:
- a CDS encoding uncharacterized protein (EggNog:ENOG41~TransMembrane:1 (o358-379i)), protein MAPTSRIQRQQTDVGRSDGLAERQRQTRDASCAKRWLRFRCKKKSLGVNVSLQGPRTDHDASTSRRSGSDTDGGIEDGSAASLEPAGESFSAGAHLKRSLGDLLDTDDETEGESEDENDGRNHIDFGLPVPHSNPLSQLLPHPLPLPSLPPNPIAALLPQRPPPSSPPPESPPTAGSPVASSPQPPPPPAASPAAAPSQSHVPPSISIPPAASPTDGISENLGAPSPSTTNPPRSSFNAPLPKSTSTGDDSDDSDDDSDDDGSYTGKPSSTRTRTTLTAIAPPYETQTTASSVEKSTISRTKDVPSSFTTSVIVPDQTARTKTGAQMTTVTSTASPGETAAAVLGHEARRLSPTGEKAVIASTSIGGCIILLVLAWFLWRLAKRKSAGRKSAWPASRDMLDGPRRFSNRVADRFTSIKGHLLPDTFGWCSIDDSNDGDGPVTEKPAPTRAPTKAGLLERRLGAKTPPQNVTVNSYGMVFRTPILGDSASDILERPRITPPPATEVARERSKQMAAAHLESARASVSAYTSRSQSLAPLRKNTRISDVSSLSSGFGDGDIVIIQPPAAAATYAATPNRSNTFEPNINLSAVRTSPERKSFSSRFSRNNSRDHSRDTFMTNSSEDLRPRFRTVSSWVHQQSRRTKQRSAANRSEDRGMATPLPEQGFDMMMPDGEVPRRVDSSMWQEK, encoded by the exons ATGGCGCCGACTTCAAGGATACAGAGACAGCAAACGGATGTTGGACGTTCCGATGGACTggcagagaggcagaggcagacaCGTGACGCATCGTGTGCAAAGAGATGGCTGAGATTCAgatgcaagaagaagagtttggGCGTGAATGTGTCTTTACAGGGACCTCGTACCGACCACGACGCAAGCACCTCTCGTAGGTCTGGAAGCGACACCGATGGGGGGATTGAAGATGGTTCTGCGGCAAGCTTAGAACCGGCGGGCGAATCATTCTCTGCCGGGGCGCATctgaagaggagcttggGGGACCTACTGGACACAGATGATGAGACTGAAGGCGAAAGTGAGGACGAGAACGACGGCCGAAACCACATCGATTTCGGCTTACCGGTTCCCCATTCTAATCCTCTATCACAACTTCTCCCTCATCCACTTCCCTTACCATCGTTGCCGCCAAACCcaattgctgctcttctACCACAacggccgccgccatcatctcctccgccGGAATCACCTCCGACAGCCGGCTCTCCTGTTGCATCGTCTCCTCAACCGCCACCGcctcctgcagcttctcctgcGGCTGCTCCCTCTCAATCGCATGTACCGCCGTCCATCTCTATCCCtcctgcagcatctcccaCAGACGGCATATCCGAAAATCTTGGAGCTCCCTCGCCTTCCACTACGAATCCTCCTAGATCATCATTTAACGCACCTCTACCCAAGAGCACGTCTACCGGTGATGACAGTGACGACAGCGATGACgacagcgatgatgacggtTCATATACTGGCAAGCCTTCCTCAACACGAACTCGAACTACCCTTACGGCTATTGCGCCACCTTATGAGACGCAGACGACAGCGAGCTCGGTGGAAAAGTCCACCATTAGCCGTACGAAAGACGTACCTAGCTCTTTCACAACGTCCGTCATTGTGCCAGACCAGACTGCGAGGACAAAGACGGGAGCACAAATGACAACAGTGACGAGTACGGCAAGCCCAGGTGAAACAGCCGCAGCTGTTCTAGGGCACGAGGCACGTAGGCTGAGCCCAACTGGCGAAAAAGCCGTCATTGCGTCCACGTCCATTG GTGGATGTATCATTCTCCTGGTTCTCGCCTGGTTTCTTTGGCGCCTGGCCAAGCGTAAGTCTGCTGGCAGAAAGAGCGCTTGGCCAGCTAGCCGGGACATGCTTGACGGCCCTCGGCGTTTTTCTAACAGAGTTGCTGATCGATTTACATCCATCAAAGGCCATCTCTTGCCAGATACCTTTGGCTGGTGCAGCATTGATGATTCTAACGATGGAGACGGTCCCGTAACCGAGAAGCCGGCCCCAACGCGGGCTCCCACGAAGGCTGGCTTGTTAGAGAGGAGACTGGGAGCCAAGACACCACCCCAGAATGTGACGGTCAATTCCTACGGCATGGTCTTCCGTACACCGATTCTGGGCGACTCAGCGTCGGATATCCTGGAGCGACCCAGAATTACACCGCCACCGGCCACTGAGGTGGCTCGGGAAAGATCCAAGCAGATGGCAGCGGCCCATTTGGAGAGCGCAAGAGCGAGTGTGAGTGCATACACCTCGAGATCGCAATCGTTGGCACCTTTGCGCAAAAACACTCGCATCAGCGATGTCTCCTCTTTATCGTCAGGGTTTGGCGACGGGgacatcgtcatcattcagccccccgctgctgctgccacctATGCTGCCACTCCAAACCGATCTAATACGTTTGAACCAAATATTAACCTCAGCGCCGTCAGGACTAGCCCTGAGAGGAAGAGCTTCAGCAGCCGATTCTCccgcaacaacagcagagaCCACAGCAGAGACACTTTCATGACAAACTCCTCGGAGGACCTGCGTCCCCGGTTCCGCACCGTCTCCTCCTGGGTACATCAGCAGTCCCGTCGAACGAAGCAGCGATCCGCGGCGAACAGGAGTGAAGACCGTGGAATGGCCACACCTTTGCCGGAGCAGGGATTTGATATGATGATGCCTGATGGAGAGGTGCCGAGGAGAGTTGACTCTTCGATGTGGCAGGAAAAGTGA